The following is a genomic window from Podarcis raffonei isolate rPodRaf1 chromosome 5, rPodRaf1.pri, whole genome shotgun sequence.
AAGCAGTAGACAGCATTCTAATCCTGACTACATTCCCTTTAAATGAGTTGCAACTTATTTATGTCAGACTTACTTTCCGGAATGGATGTtatcattaaaaagaagaagaagaaaagtagcAATACATATTGGAGCTGAAATTCTGAAAGCCCGGTAGAGCGCGTTTAGAATTGACGCATGGAGCCGTTTCTTCCTCGTTTTAAATAAGAATAATCCCTATTTACTTTTTTGAAAACTCAACATAAATTTTGTGTCAACCTTGCCAGCGTTTCAGGTACCTCGTAGGATTGGCGGCTGACTACTATCATGAATTATGTTCGGAAGGTTTTCTTGATCTTCGCCTTTCAAATGTTAAAAAATCAGGAATAGCCGAGGAAGGCACGATTCCTAGGCGGGTGCAGAAGGAGGTCATTTATGCCCGTCAAATCAAAGGCTCGGGCGAGCTGAGTGTTGGTCAGGGGCCAGTTTCCAAACTACCTTGCCAACCTCTCGGTCGCCTTAAAAAAGCAACTGTAAAGtcggaaagagagaagggggaggtggggggggggagacaggtcGGTGACAAGAGTCCACGATGTGATCAATAAGGACAAAAGGTCTTCTTTTAAAGGCCTTTTGCTAGATAAGATTGATACATATCAGAAGCGAGTTCAGGCAATAAAAGGAGGCGAGAGTCACGCACAGATAATCATCTACGCCGAGGATCTTAATAGAGCTAAAAGACTCGCGGGCCACACGCCTAAAGAGCCTTCCTTGCGGCTTATTCCACGCTTATTTATTGAGCTCCCGGGTGAGAAAACAGATAGGGAAGACAATTCTTGAGGGATAGGAAAAGATCAGCAAACGGCAAAttcaatctctctttctctcttcagcTCCTCTTCCGTTTAGACTCGGTTGGTTTACTGTAAAAAGCCCTGCTGGTTTGTGTTTTTTACGCAATGTTAGACAATCAAGGGATAGTTCCATTGTAAAAGTGACTTTGCCTGGtcgattttaaaaaaaagttcttgctGATCTGCACGATTACGAGAACATGAAATAtgtacctttatatatatatatatatatatatactgccgATTCCTTATaaaggaaaagaggagggggggagcCTTAAGCCTAACTAAACTCCCATTCAACGGGATTTATTTAGTCGTTGGAAAGATAAATCAGCGGGCAAATTTACAGCCATTTAAAGTACCTTGACTTTATAATAGAACCTTCATTTAATATTGCTCTTTTTCTCCCCCGCAATCTTCTGATCTCTCTCCGCCGCGcgccctcctccccccgccccgccccttcCAGCACACACTTCCATGACGCGCATGCAAAGCGGGCAGACCGGAATGCCCGTCCATTGGCCAATAGCAGCGGCCTCGGAAGAGAGCGCGACCAATCCGAGAGCTCGGCTGGCAGGTGCCTGCGAGGTTATCAGCGCATCTTGTCCCGACTCCGGGACTCCAAGCGCTCGAGTCCATTTCACCGGGAGGGAAAACTCCTTGCTTTGGGAAGAACGAAATAAAAAggcatttatttgatttttttggaagggggggaggggagaagaaaaaaagaggaaaatataaatatatacatatatatatactccAGCACCAATTCCCGATCTTCGAGAGGACTTCCAAATTTGAgagaattccccccacccccaaaaaagttatttCCTAAAATTAAAAGCTCGCAAAGAAGAAAACTGAGCCGCCGAGATTGGCGTTGTCGTGGCTGGTTTTTCCACCGAGGCTTTGCGGCCGGCCcgccttccttctccctccccttctcgGCCGGAGAACTTCCCGCCGGGAGTTGCTGCGGCTGAAGCCGCCCTCCAGCGAAGGACCCACGGCCGCCGAGCGCTCCCGCCGGCGCTTAGGAGAACCGGAGCAAAACTTTGCAGCGGCCTTGCGGGCGAATTCCCGCCAAAAACaggaacggaggaggaggaggagaaggcgaaGTCTGGTTTCTGCGGCTCCCTGGGAGTCGGCCAGGCGGCGGACTCCTGCCCGGCCCTCGGGGCCGCCTTCCCCGCTCCCGCTCGGCCTCGCCCGCCCCTTGATGCCCGCCAATGTTAGCCGTGGGGCAGATGGAGGCTAACCGCCCGCCGGGCGCCTTCGTGCTGAGCAGCGCCCCGCTGGCGGCGCTGCACAACATGGCCGAGATGAAGACGTCGCTCTTCCCCTACGCCCTGCAGAGCCCGGCCGGCTTCAAGGCGCCCTCGCTGGGCGGACTCAACGCGCAGATCCCGCTGGGGACCCCGCACGGCATCAGCGACATCCTGGGCAGGCCcgtggccgccgccgccgccgccagcagcCTCCTCACGGGCCTGCCTCGCCTCAACGGGCTGGCCGGGGCCGCCGCGGCCGGGATGTACTTCAACCCGGCGGCCGTGTCCCGCTACCCGAAGCCCCTGGCCGAGCTGCCCGGCAGGCCGCCCATCTTCTGGCCCGGAGTCATGCAGGGGGCGCCCTGGAGGGACCCCCGGCTCGCCTGTCCCGGTAAGAAGGCGGGGGCTGggtggcaggagggggaggggaggatctctgcaaaaaaaggagattctttttaaaattccccAGTCCTCAAAATTAGAGGTGCCAGTGCCCGGCCCATCAAGCCCTGCGCTCATTAGGAGAGACCGGGTGGaacagcactctgcacatgctcggaGGCGCCTCTTTTCTCTCTATCGCTTCGCAAGTTGCACGGCTGGGCTCTGGGTGCAGGCAACAGGTGCTAGGGCGCATTCCCAGGAAAAGAGGCGAGCAAACAGGTCCAGATGGATTGGTTTGGTGAGCCCTAGGCGGATGGGCAGAGCGAggtgtgctgggggggggctCCTTCTTTTCTGTCCGAGCGGCTCCAGGGCTCGGGTCCCAGATAAAGAGGCAGCGAGTTTCACTTAGGGAGAGGGGGTGGCCCTTTGAAAGAGAGTGAGCCAGCGCCGTGATCTGCAACCTCAAAAAAGGACGCTTCCAGTTGGCTAGTGTTTTGATGTCTGGAAATGAAAGCGGCAAGGATCGGTTTCCTGAAGGCCAGCCGAAACTAGCCAGGTCGCCTTCGGGAAACTGATGGAGCAGCTCGAGGGTCTTGCGCAGCCCCGATCGCAGCCTCCACAACGAGccgcttgtttttgttttgttttaaactacCCCCCCTGACGTTGCATCTCCTGCAGGCTAGCTGGTGGCAAAGTTTTCCTGCTGGGCCCGAGCTCTGCGGCTGCTCTCGGGAAAGGGCGGGTTGGATTTGCGACGGCATTTCAGGTTGCTGGTCCGCATGAGATCCGCCGAGGAAGTTTCTGCCGGGCGCGCACAAAAGGCTTTGGGGTccaggagttgttgtttttcctcggCGCTTGACGgggctctttctctccctccgctCCCTCGTCCCTCTCTCCAGCCCAGGCTGGGATGGTTTTGGACAAGGACGGCAAGAAGAAACACTCGCGGCCGACTTTCTCAGGGCAGCAAATCTTCGCTTTGGAGAAAACCTTCGAGCAAACCAAGTACTTGGCAGGACCCGAGAGAGCCCGCCTCGCCTACTCGCTGGGAATGACGGAGAGTCAAGTCAAGGTAAGGAGCCCTCCGTTGCCGGTCGCCTCGACGGTCAGCAGCATCTCGGGCGCCCGAGGCTCCGGTGGCAAAAAAACATATTTGCGGTGCAATGTtaagcatgtctgctcagaagcgtGACCCTTTTTCCTTGGCACTTTTACTCCCAGACAAGCAGGAATACGAATAAACAGTCCTGTACTGTATTCAACTCTTTCCCCTCAGAATAAGTCCCTCAGAACTCAAAGTGGgtaggcttacttctgagtagacacttatAAGGTGGCACTGGGAAGAGTGCTGGCACCGAAGGGGAGCTGGTTTCAGAGGGACTAGCAGTCCCAGTCTGCGGcaagtttacttagaagtaaattccTCCCAGTTCAGTGGGGCTTCACTCCCCAGCAAAGTGGCTGTGCCTCTATGAGCCTTCTCTTGGAGGTAAATAAATGAGTTCAGAATATGTGGGGTTAAGAACTGAAGTGCTAAGAAACAGCCCGTGGCTATTAGCCTTGTCCAGCCCGCTAAAGCTTGTTCCATTTTTTCTAACCGCATGATGTCACACAGCTTTACTGTTTACTGTATCTGATAGATTTAGTGTCTTCCCTCTACCaaaataaaaatcttaataattctaattatttttaaaagtcataaTTATGATAAGCCCAAAGACACTGAATTTAAACCTTGTGGCTCCTCAGCCCTAAGCATGTTCGCTTACAAATAAACTGGCATCAGCCGATCTGCGTCCTCTTTAAGGGATCTTCTGGAGTTATTCCGAAGGTCAGAGAGATGAGCAAGCTGATCCCAAATATGGCAGGAAATGCCACTATTCAATCCGTTTCCTTCCTAGAAAGAATGTATAAGGTTGCACTGAAAATTAATTTATTAAGGTTGTGGACGGATTATAAAATGTGTTTGcaagggattgggggggggtgtattctGCTGTCTTGTTGTTGTCCCCCCTTTAAAAAGGCAATACACTTTAAAAGCATAAGTTGTTTTTAATGTAGAGTTGAAACAATATTTATAGCCAAGGCATTTCTTgctctttaacacacacacacacactgctactTTCCTCATCATTAGTTGAAATCTGATTCGATCATAATAGAGTGACTTTTGAATGAGAAACAGTGAACTCAGcctggcttacttctgagtagacacgtgtaggactgcactgcaaaattgttTAACATGGGGTGGATCATTCTTTGGTCAATGTGGGGGGGCTTACAAACTCATGATCTTATAAGTTTATGGAAAacgtgggatttttaaaaaagattatcaGCAGATAGTTTTCTGATTTTATCGCAAGGAATTCTGCATTTGGATTGAGAGgcaatttcagtttttaaaagtgcattgcaTTCAGTGGATCTTACTCTTTTAGGATTGCCATCTTAGTTCCCATCAT
Proteins encoded in this region:
- the NKX6-2 gene encoding homeobox protein Nkx-6.2 isoform X2 produces the protein MLAVGQMEANRPPGAFVLSSAPLAALHNMAEMKTSLFPYALQSPAGFKAPSLGGLNAQIPLGTPHGISDILGRPVAAAAAASSLLTGLPRLNGLAGAAAAGMYFNPAAVSRYPKPLAELPGRPPIFWPGVMQGAPWRDPRLACPAQAGMVLDKDGKKKHSRPTFSGQQIFALEKTFEQTKYLAGPERARLAYSLGMTESQVKVWFQNRRTKWRKRHAAEMASAKKKHDSETEKLKESSENEDDDEYNKPLDPNSDDEKITRLLKKHKAAAAAAAAAVSSGPLALLSPCSNASEPS
- the NKX6-2 gene encoding homeobox protein Nkx-6.2 isoform X1, with translation MLAVGQMEANRPPGAFVLSSAPLAALHNMAEMKTSLFPYALQSPAGFKAPSLGGLNAQIPLGTPHGISDILGRPVAAAAAASSLLTGLPRLNGLAGAAAAGMYFNPAAVSRYPKPLAELPGRPPIFWPGVMQGAPWRDPRLACPGWDGFGQGRQEETLAADFLRAANLRFGENLRANQVLGRTRESPPRLLAGNDGESSQGVVPEPEDEVAEAACGRDGVCQEEARLGDGEAEGELGERGRRRVQQASRPQLGRREDHAAPQEAQGGRCSRRRRGVVGPAGPAQPLQQRLGAVVTAAVPCLALARPAAPSRLPDPPVLSGQAG